From Actinoplanes oblitus, a single genomic window includes:
- the fabD gene encoding ACP S-malonyltransferase, with product MSLSGEAPIVFMFPGQGSQYYQMGRDLFDHNEAFRTALSGYDATVAEALGYSVLDRIHDRGRRKSDPLVDTRLTHPAIVMLELALVDALAAAGITPDVVLGVSLGEYAAAVTAGSLDPAECLRLLTRQAAALRGSPPGGMLAVLAGSEVLDSVPALRSCEVAARNYPGNFVVAGTEDDLARAESALLAADVPHLRLPVEYAFHSSLLDGTLERSRANFAGVRLTPPRLPWISCVGGALVTEPTAEHFWRVARDPIDFEAAMATLRGRGEFRSLDLGPSSSLHNFVRALLPEGSASVSIPLLSPFARDTELFEKARSQVPPRRQPRKVEVMKVYGFPGQGSQRRGMGKDLFARFPAETAIADRVLGYSVAELCLTDPQRRLGSTEFTQPALYVVEALGYLDRIAADPVPPDYLVGHSLGEYAALFAAGVFDFETGLRLVQRRGAVMAASGAAGTMVAVIGLGQAAIAEVLTTAGLTGLDLANDNAPDQCVISGPAHEIDAACPALEAAGARTVRLNVSAPLHSRYMRPAAETFGQFLDGVTLRPPAIPVLANVDGLPYTAETLKERLTAQIAAPVRWTDTVRRLMAGGDFTFVELGPGQVLTKLVTRIRAAAEPLPALAEPLPAPSRPLAAPAEPAAPRASGADDLGAADFRQRYGLRRAYLIGSMYGGVSGHELLRSAAKAGVLAFLGTAGLTLDEVEREVHAVVDDLGPGGTYGVNLQYSHREPGREAALVDLLLRYGVDLVEASGHPVITEDLVRFRLKGGRIIAKVSRTDVAAEFLAEPPEHLVRRLLRSGAVTEEEARAARGTPMADDLCAEADGGWLGGTAGALSLLPAVLRLRDRAALPGHRVHVGCAGGLGTPEAVAAAFVMGADFVLTGSVNQCSVEAATSSRVKDLLQEAGEFDVATGPWGELFELGVPARYLSRGLLFPARATALYELWQRHDSLADLPAETRGRVLDNYLGGEQPPATTPGADPKAELAELFRAYFTRGRRLAVAGDERSADYLVHCGPAMGAFNQVVAGTELEPWPARTVGAIADVLMEGAAEHLTRTGNRA from the coding sequence ATGTCGTTGTCGGGTGAGGCGCCGATCGTCTTCATGTTTCCCGGTCAGGGCTCGCAGTACTACCAGATGGGCCGGGACCTCTTCGACCACAACGAGGCCTTCCGTACGGCCCTGTCCGGTTACGACGCGACGGTCGCCGAAGCGCTCGGCTACTCGGTCCTGGACCGGATCCACGACCGGGGCCGGCGCAAGAGTGACCCGCTGGTCGACACCCGGCTCACCCACCCGGCCATCGTCATGCTGGAGCTGGCGCTGGTGGACGCGCTGGCCGCGGCCGGCATCACCCCGGACGTGGTGCTCGGCGTGAGCCTCGGCGAGTACGCGGCGGCGGTCACCGCCGGCAGCCTCGACCCGGCCGAGTGTCTGCGCCTGCTCACCCGGCAGGCGGCGGCGCTGCGCGGCAGCCCGCCGGGCGGCATGCTGGCGGTACTCGCCGGCAGCGAGGTGCTGGACAGCGTGCCGGCCCTGCGCTCCTGCGAGGTGGCGGCGCGCAACTATCCGGGCAACTTCGTGGTGGCCGGCACCGAGGACGACCTGGCCCGCGCCGAGTCGGCGCTGCTCGCGGCGGACGTGCCGCACCTGCGCCTGCCGGTGGAATACGCGTTCCACTCCAGCCTGCTGGACGGGACGCTGGAGCGCAGCCGGGCCAACTTCGCCGGGGTGCGCCTCACGCCGCCGCGGCTGCCGTGGATCTCCTGTGTCGGCGGGGCACTGGTCACCGAGCCCACCGCCGAGCACTTCTGGCGGGTCGCCCGCGACCCGATCGACTTCGAGGCCGCGATGGCGACGCTGCGCGGCCGCGGCGAGTTCCGCTCCCTCGACCTCGGGCCGTCCAGCAGCCTGCACAACTTCGTGCGCGCGCTGCTGCCCGAGGGGTCGGCGTCGGTGTCGATACCACTGCTCAGCCCGTTCGCCCGGGACACCGAGCTGTTCGAGAAGGCCAGGTCACAGGTGCCGCCGCGGCGGCAGCCCAGAAAGGTCGAGGTCATGAAGGTCTACGGTTTCCCCGGGCAGGGCTCGCAGCGGCGCGGCATGGGCAAGGACTTGTTCGCCCGGTTCCCCGCCGAGACCGCGATCGCCGACCGGGTGCTCGGCTACTCCGTCGCGGAACTCTGCCTCACCGACCCGCAGCGCCGGCTGGGCAGCACCGAGTTCACCCAGCCGGCGCTCTACGTGGTGGAGGCGCTCGGCTACCTGGACCGGATCGCCGCCGACCCGGTGCCGCCGGACTACCTGGTCGGGCACAGCCTCGGCGAGTACGCCGCGCTGTTCGCGGCCGGCGTCTTCGACTTCGAGACCGGGCTGCGGCTGGTGCAGCGGCGCGGCGCGGTGATGGCCGCCTCGGGCGCGGCCGGCACCATGGTCGCGGTGATCGGGCTCGGCCAGGCGGCGATCGCCGAGGTGCTGACCACGGCCGGGCTGACCGGCCTGGACCTGGCCAACGACAACGCCCCGGACCAGTGCGTGATCTCCGGCCCGGCGCACGAGATCGACGCCGCGTGCCCGGCGCTGGAGGCGGCCGGCGCCCGGACCGTCCGGCTCAACGTCAGCGCGCCCCTGCACTCGCGGTACATGCGGCCGGCCGCCGAGACGTTCGGGCAGTTCCTCGACGGCGTCACGCTGCGACCGCCGGCGATCCCGGTGCTCGCCAACGTCGACGGGCTGCCGTACACCGCGGAGACGCTGAAGGAACGGCTCACCGCGCAGATCGCCGCGCCGGTGCGCTGGACGGACACCGTGCGGCGGCTGATGGCCGGTGGTGACTTCACGTTCGTCGAGCTCGGCCCCGGCCAGGTGCTCACCAAGCTGGTCACCCGCATCCGCGCCGCCGCCGAGCCGCTGCCCGCGCTCGCCGAGCCGCTGCCCGCGCCCTCCCGGCCGCTGGCCGCTCCGGCCGAGCCGGCAGCGCCGCGGGCGAGCGGCGCCGACGACCTCGGCGCCGCTGACTTCCGGCAACGGTACGGCCTGCGCCGCGCCTACCTGATCGGCTCCATGTACGGCGGCGTCTCCGGGCACGAGCTGCTGCGTTCCGCCGCCAAGGCGGGTGTGCTGGCCTTCCTCGGTACCGCCGGGCTCACCCTCGACGAGGTCGAGCGGGAGGTCCACGCCGTCGTCGACGACCTCGGCCCCGGCGGCACCTACGGCGTCAACCTGCAGTACTCGCACCGCGAGCCGGGCCGCGAGGCAGCCCTGGTCGACCTGCTGCTGCGCTACGGTGTCGACCTGGTCGAGGCGTCCGGCCACCCGGTGATCACCGAGGATCTGGTCCGCTTCCGGCTCAAGGGCGGCCGGATCATCGCGAAGGTGTCCCGCACCGACGTCGCGGCCGAGTTCCTCGCCGAGCCGCCCGAGCACCTGGTCCGCCGGCTGCTGCGGTCCGGCGCGGTCACCGAGGAGGAGGCCCGCGCGGCCCGGGGCACACCGATGGCCGACGACCTGTGCGCCGAGGCGGACGGCGGCTGGCTCGGCGGCACCGCCGGCGCGCTGTCGCTGCTGCCCGCCGTACTGCGGCTGCGGGACCGGGCGGCGCTGCCCGGCCACCGGGTGCACGTCGGCTGCGCGGGCGGGCTGGGCACCCCGGAGGCGGTCGCCGCCGCGTTCGTGATGGGCGCCGACTTCGTGCTGACCGGCTCGGTCAACCAGTGCTCGGTGGAGGCGGCGACCAGCAGCCGGGTCAAGGACCTGCTGCAGGAGGCGGGCGAGTTCGACGTCGCCACCGGACCGTGGGGCGAGCTGTTCGAGCTCGGCGTGCCGGCCCGGTACCTGAGCCGGGGGCTGCTCTTCCCGGCCCGGGCCACCGCGCTGTACGAGCTGTGGCAGCGCCACGACAGCCTCGCCGACCTTCCCGCCGAGACCCGCGGGCGGGTCCTGGACAACTATCTCGGCGGTGAGCAGCCGCCCGCCACGACACCGGGCGCCGACCCGAAGGCCGAGCTGGCCGAGCTGTTCCGGGCGTACTTCACCCGCGGCCGGCGCCTGGCCGTCGCGGGCGACGAGCGGTCCGCCGACTACCTGGTGCACTGTGGGCCGGCGATGGGCGCCTTCAACCAGGTGGTCGCCGGGACCGAGCTGGAGCCCTGGCCGGCCCGCACCGTCGGCGCCATCGCGGACGTCCTGATGGAGGGCGCCGCCGAGCATCTCACCCGGACGGGGAACCGCGCATGA
- a CDS encoding cation:proton antiporter has protein sequence MTGLLLAGHVLVAGAVMLLAGLIGRRAARAVGQPTVVGEIVVGMLLGPALLGALWPDARDTLLPARVLGVLREVGHAGLVLFLVGVAHELRLSGERLRDRAIGWTTAATLVPSVLAGLAFGLGLLRFGGSEFVGPAPTSAFVLMMVLALTVSAVPVLARVLADRGLTGTRTGRLAMTAAVIVDALAWLTLAVALGIAKGGSDGIVSAAVVLVAGLVVTLLVRRLLRQDIVTRLVGRAPWVTAVLLAAAALAAAAAAETWGLTAIFGAFLVGLMVPAGSAAWDPPVRRITGAGLWLVPIFFVTTGLKVWTGSGGVPWLVAGVATGLAVLAKIGGGYLVSRWGGEDRADALRLGVLLNTRGLTEIVLLQAGYSAGVLTATLYLALLLMALVTTALTGPLLTLITARAGAAREEDRHVVVG, from the coding sequence ATGACCGGGTTGCTGCTGGCCGGCCACGTTCTGGTCGCGGGCGCCGTGATGCTGCTCGCCGGACTGATCGGCCGCCGTGCCGCGCGGGCCGTCGGGCAACCCACCGTGGTCGGCGAGATCGTGGTCGGCATGCTGCTCGGCCCGGCCCTGCTCGGCGCCCTCTGGCCGGACGCCCGGGACACGTTGCTGCCGGCCCGGGTGCTGGGCGTGCTCCGCGAGGTGGGGCACGCCGGTCTGGTGCTGTTCCTGGTCGGCGTCGCGCACGAGCTGCGGCTGAGCGGAGAGCGGCTGCGGGACCGGGCGATCGGCTGGACCACCGCGGCCACCCTGGTGCCCTCGGTGCTGGCCGGGCTGGCGTTCGGCCTCGGACTGCTCCGCTTCGGCGGCTCGGAGTTCGTCGGCCCGGCGCCGACCAGCGCCTTCGTGCTGATGATGGTGCTGGCGCTGACGGTGTCGGCGGTCCCCGTGCTGGCCCGGGTTCTCGCCGACCGGGGGCTGACCGGCACGCGTACCGGCCGGCTCGCGATGACCGCCGCGGTGATCGTGGACGCGCTGGCCTGGCTGACCCTCGCCGTGGCGCTCGGCATCGCCAAGGGCGGCTCGGACGGCATCGTCTCGGCGGCGGTCGTGCTGGTCGCCGGGCTGGTGGTGACCCTGCTGGTCCGCCGGCTGCTGCGGCAGGACATCGTCACGCGGCTGGTCGGGCGGGCCCCGTGGGTGACCGCGGTGCTGCTCGCCGCGGCCGCGCTGGCCGCCGCGGCGGCGGCCGAGACCTGGGGGCTCACCGCGATCTTCGGCGCCTTTCTGGTCGGGCTCATGGTCCCGGCCGGATCGGCGGCCTGGGACCCGCCGGTGCGCCGGATCACCGGTGCCGGGCTGTGGCTGGTGCCGATCTTCTTCGTCACCACCGGCCTGAAGGTGTGGACCGGATCGGGCGGGGTGCCGTGGCTGGTCGCCGGCGTCGCCACCGGGCTGGCCGTGCTGGCCAAGATCGGTGGCGGCTACCTGGTCAGCCGCTGGGGCGGCGAGGACCGCGCGGACGCGCTGCGGCTGGGGGTGCTGTTGAACACCCGCGGGCTCACCGAGATCGTGCTGTTGCAGGCCGGCTACAGCGCCGGTGTCCTCACCGCCACGCTCTACCTGGCCCTGCTGCTGATGGCGCTGGTGACCACCGCGCTGACCGGGCCGCTGCTCACCCTGATCACCGCGCGGGCCGGTGCCGCACGCGAGGAGGACCGTCATGTCGTTGTCGGGTGA